From a single Bryobacter aggregatus MPL3 genomic region:
- a CDS encoding BamA/OMP85 family outer membrane protein: MALRKQRLVLGLLSLFALTTSAAFAQSYEGRRIAAIRFLPEQQPLPDSELRQILPLKTGDIYTAAKLRAALAALFRTGRFINLTADASLEGDELILSFATQKNEFVGSVNVDGTPGVMPRGALINAAKLPLGTPFDESVLTQSVEAIETDLRLEGFYESQVRYELERDPVDQQVNIRFYVEPGTRAKFGPPNFKGHALLTEDALIKATKWKRLRGLLGWQYISEQKVQGGIRGILQAYRQKEHLMAKVSLERLDYQPTQQVAIPSLRLDAGPQVQVRAIGTKISQANLRKLVPIYEEQSVDKDLLIEGSRKVSAFLRGKGYFDAQVEYAVEQENAPVEEIDPKKDAYIDFYIEKGLKYKVAALNLQGNHYFDNATLLERMAVRPATILRYRQGRYSDELLAGDRQAIEGLYRANGFLNVKVTTTVTRQHNGKTQQVGINVDVNEGPQTRIEALRIEGVGDSDRSVLEGYVNATIGQPYSVLTLNSDRERILNLLYSNGYSEANLDTSVERGSKPDTIQVIYRIQSGAQHFVRKVIITGLNETDASLVDKRISLKPGDPLSNNEIFASQRRLYDLGIFARVDTALQNPDGEEISKTVLFNLEEASRWSFNGGLGAEIARIGGGVTTLDSPAGGAGFSPRISLGVNRSNFFGLGHTIGAQTRLSTIQRRVLLSYLAPQFRGSDHFGLTATALYDDSRNVLTYSAKRLEGSLQLAQRLNRADAMQYRLTFRKVTVDPDSIKVAPALIPILAQPVRVGSFSTTFIQDRRDDPVDAKRGRYTTIDFGIATKAFASSENFTRLLAKNSTYYRIGKDMVFARSINFGILTPYTHGSTVPLPERFFGGGAYSHRGFAENQAGPRDLITGFPLGGKAILVNNLELRFPLIGDNLGGVLFHDAGNVYSELKHISLKWRQGSIRDFDYMVHAVGFGIRYRTPIGPVRIDLAFSPNSPRFNGFEGSREDLLFGRGKEALLRVNQFQFHISLGQAF; this comes from the coding sequence GTGGCTTTGCGGAAGCAGCGACTGGTACTGGGCCTGTTGTCCCTTTTCGCCTTGACGACGTCTGCGGCATTCGCGCAGTCTTACGAAGGGCGAAGGATTGCCGCGATCCGATTTTTGCCTGAGCAGCAGCCCCTTCCAGACTCCGAACTCCGGCAGATCTTGCCCCTCAAAACAGGTGATATTTACACCGCCGCCAAGCTGCGCGCGGCCCTGGCAGCGTTGTTTCGCACGGGCCGGTTTATCAATCTGACGGCAGACGCCAGCCTCGAAGGCGATGAGCTCATTCTCAGCTTCGCCACCCAGAAGAATGAGTTTGTGGGCAGTGTGAATGTGGATGGCACACCAGGGGTGATGCCACGCGGAGCCTTGATCAATGCAGCCAAACTTCCCCTTGGCACTCCTTTTGACGAAAGTGTCCTCACCCAGTCTGTCGAAGCGATTGAAACGGACCTGCGCCTCGAAGGATTTTATGAATCCCAGGTCCGCTACGAACTCGAACGGGATCCTGTCGACCAGCAGGTCAACATCCGCTTCTATGTCGAACCGGGAACTCGCGCGAAATTCGGCCCGCCAAACTTTAAGGGTCACGCGTTGCTCACCGAGGATGCCCTGATCAAGGCGACCAAATGGAAGCGGCTCCGCGGACTCCTGGGCTGGCAGTACATCAGTGAGCAGAAGGTGCAAGGCGGCATTCGAGGCATTCTGCAGGCTTACCGGCAAAAAGAACATCTGATGGCGAAGGTCTCTCTCGAACGTCTGGACTACCAGCCCACCCAGCAGGTCGCAATCCCCAGTCTGCGTCTCGATGCCGGTCCGCAGGTGCAAGTACGCGCGATCGGAACCAAGATTTCGCAGGCCAACCTCCGCAAGCTGGTTCCCATCTACGAAGAGCAAAGCGTCGACAAGGATCTGCTCATCGAGGGTAGCCGCAAGGTGAGCGCATTCCTGCGCGGCAAAGGTTATTTCGATGCCCAAGTGGAGTATGCAGTCGAGCAGGAGAACGCACCTGTTGAAGAGATCGACCCCAAGAAGGACGCCTACATCGACTTCTATATTGAGAAGGGCTTGAAGTATAAAGTCGCCGCGTTGAACTTGCAGGGCAACCACTATTTCGATAACGCGACCCTGCTGGAGCGCATGGCCGTCCGGCCAGCCACGATCCTGCGCTACCGTCAGGGCCGCTATAGCGACGAATTGCTCGCCGGAGACCGGCAAGCCATCGAAGGACTCTATCGCGCCAACGGCTTTCTCAATGTGAAAGTGACCACCACCGTCACGCGCCAACACAACGGCAAGACCCAACAGGTGGGGATCAATGTCGACGTCAACGAAGGTCCGCAGACGCGCATTGAGGCCTTACGCATTGAAGGAGTGGGCGACTCCGACCGAAGCGTCCTCGAGGGCTATGTCAATGCAACCATCGGACAGCCTTATTCCGTCCTTACGCTCAATAGCGACCGGGAGCGCATCCTGAACCTGCTCTACAGCAACGGGTACTCAGAGGCGAATCTCGACACCTCGGTCGAGCGTGGCAGCAAGCCGGACACCATCCAGGTCATCTACCGGATCCAGTCCGGCGCCCAGCATTTTGTCCGCAAGGTGATCATCACCGGGCTCAATGAAACAGACGCTTCGCTCGTGGACAAGCGGATCAGCCTTAAGCCGGGCGACCCGCTCAGCAACAACGAAATCTTCGCCTCCCAGCGCCGTCTCTATGACCTGGGAATCTTTGCTCGCGTCGACACGGCACTGCAGAATCCGGATGGAGAAGAGATCTCCAAGACGGTTCTCTTCAATCTCGAAGAAGCCTCGCGCTGGAGCTTCAATGGCGGTCTCGGCGCCGAGATCGCACGCATTGGCGGTGGGGTCACCACCCTCGACTCGCCGGCCGGTGGCGCCGGCTTCTCTCCGCGCATCAGCCTCGGCGTCAATCGAAGCAACTTCTTTGGCCTCGGCCACACCATCGGGGCGCAGACACGGCTGTCCACCATCCAGCGCCGCGTCCTGCTTAGCTATCTGGCGCCCCAATTCCGGGGCAGTGACCACTTCGGGCTCACCGCCACAGCGCTCTATGACGACTCCCGGAACGTACTCACCTATAGTGCAAAACGCCTCGAAGGCAGTTTACAGTTAGCACAACGGCTGAATCGGGCCGACGCAATGCAGTATCGCTTAACCTTCCGCAAAGTAACCGTGGACCCGGACTCGATTAAAGTCGCCCCCGCACTAATTCCGATCCTGGCACAACCAGTACGCGTGGGAAGCTTCTCCACCACCTTCATTCAGGACCGGCGCGACGATCCTGTCGATGCCAAACGGGGCCGCTATACGACGATCGATTTCGGAATCGCCACCAAGGCCTTTGCCTCTTCCGAAAACTTCACCCGTCTGCTCGCCAAGAACTCCACTTACTACCGCATCGGGAAAGACATGGTCTTCGCCCGCAGCATCAACTTCGGCATTCTCACTCCCTACACGCATGGTTCCACCGTGCCGCTCCCGGAACGTTTCTTTGGCGGCGGGGCTTACTCGCATCGCGGCTTCGCCGAGAATCAGGCCGGCCCGCGAGACCTGATCACAGGCTTCCCGCTGGGCGGCAAAGCGATCCTGGTCAACAACCTGGAACTTCGCTTTCCGCTGATCGGCGATAATCTGGGTGGCGTCTTATTCCACGACGCAGGCAATGTCTACAGCGAGCTGAAACACATTAGCCTCAAGTGGCGGCAAGGCAGTATTCGTGATTTCGATTACATGGTGCACGCGGTAGGCTTTGGCATTCGCTACCGCACTCCGATCGGTCCGGTTCGTATCGATCTTGCCTTCTCTCCCAATTCCCCGCGCTTCAATGGATTCGAAGGCAGCCGCGAAGATCTGCTTTTTGGCCGCGGCAAAGAGGCGCTGCTCCGCGTGAACCAGTTCCAATTCCACATCTCCCTCGGGCAGGCATTCTAA
- a CDS encoding translocation/assembly module TamB domain-containing protein, translated as MSRRRKVLLAFLCLLLMAGAGAYWFLNSGWLDRYIVERAKAEVEKALGAKLEIQSLRIDLWRGRAVAAGVTLHGMEKPGDPPMFHADEADIEIGLATFSRTKVDLRGLVLKQPTFRLITYPDGTTNWPKIQARTGAQQNGLESILNLRLGHLDVENGEFSWDEQRTKFDINAKNFAATMDYLPASRIYRGKVLAANVLYQQSGFGKLEGDSNVEFSMDNSRITIDKASFQSPMGTNLNAHGEIHNIDGTDSPLKLLLDIDGVVALKQVHPFLRAPIDPSGLVNYTGKFLYEARRGVELHGDLRARDVFYRDATSRIGPMGAKSKIDLLPGRLTLTGLHADGFGGTLDGRFRWDQQEGWNFDGDLTNLDLETGLQQLNVRNTPWSGKIGGPITASGGKAPIRLEADLEIASTRGPSPMSGLLAFTYHENGNQLLARSSFLALPHSRLVFSGELSKGIAVEFRTTDLTELTPVAQLAGWQEEQLPVELRSGEASIQGTLRGTLKAPRFQGSIAADAFTARGLDFSAFKSRVDYGQDLVALDDLQLTHAATRIKGNFRAVLDEGKLGQDSLLSGNADAQIGDLQTQLNELGLKESLSGTAQLAVALHGTLSQPSADGNIKSPSLRFRDFQFDQISAAFSASRRELRVPEWEARLGRQPARGLLNLKAGGDDWKIGTGNATVKLDSLILNAIPQYRDKNLDLNAQVTADTQLDFAWSPEGISASKIDGRLLLANITRFGRPVGQLEFTSRTAAGKASLTATGNIRKQTVKGDATIQLGTKLDTELRLQLPKLDFPTIAQLLSKEQLPSPLPYEGGAEASFYFKGPLLDPAGWDGRLTIPQLQLAPNKDYVKETLPQVADVVLKNDGPIVVEFRRGFIGARDVKLVAKDTNFTTSILYRANSGGLSGQAKGNINLAILSTLQPDLIATGVAALDTSIQGTSADPQINGKLDFKNASFYLRDVITGLDKVNGTILFDKNRATIDNLKAQTGGGELQLTGFIGFGRTLSYRMQAQATQVRLRYPEGVSTSANGTLALSGTTAQSILTGNITILRSNIGQIDTAQLIAGNSVISDVSEPIRNEFLKNLQFDVKIDAAQNAEFSTSLTRDIKGEVALRLRGTPGRPILLGQFTVTQGEIDFFGSRYDISRGEVQFNNPLRIEPVISLDLETRVRGVTISMNFSGPANKLNMSYRSDPPLQSSEILALLTVGRNPGTSGSLTQTPVGQSPGGVFGNDSSVILGAAVTAGINGRLQRFFGISRVRIDPQLTGIDNVPQARLTLEQQVSRDVTLTYITNLNRTQQQIVRIDWDISKAWSVVAVRDENGIFGVDLFFRKRLK; from the coding sequence GTGAGCCGCCGCCGCAAAGTCCTGCTTGCCTTCCTTTGCCTGCTGCTGATGGCTGGCGCGGGCGCTTACTGGTTCCTCAACTCCGGCTGGCTCGACCGCTACATCGTCGAACGCGCAAAGGCAGAGGTGGAGAAGGCCCTGGGCGCAAAGCTCGAGATCCAATCCCTGCGCATCGATTTGTGGCGCGGGCGGGCGGTTGCCGCAGGAGTCACCCTACACGGAATGGAGAAGCCCGGCGACCCACCAATGTTCCATGCCGATGAAGCCGACATCGAAATTGGACTCGCCACCTTCAGCCGCACCAAGGTCGATCTCCGCGGTCTGGTTCTCAAGCAGCCCACTTTCCGGCTGATCACTTACCCGGACGGAACCACCAATTGGCCGAAAATCCAGGCCCGCACCGGCGCACAACAAAACGGATTGGAAAGCATCCTGAACCTGCGCCTGGGCCATCTGGATGTCGAAAATGGCGAATTCTCCTGGGATGAACAACGAACCAAGTTCGACATCAACGCCAAAAACTTCGCGGCCACCATGGACTATCTGCCTGCATCGCGGATCTACCGCGGCAAGGTACTGGCCGCCAATGTCCTTTACCAACAGAGCGGCTTCGGCAAACTGGAGGGCGACTCGAATGTCGAATTCAGCATGGACAACAGCAGGATCACGATCGACAAGGCCAGCTTCCAATCCCCGATGGGCACCAATCTCAACGCGCACGGTGAGATTCACAATATCGACGGTACGGATTCCCCCCTCAAGCTGTTGCTCGATATCGATGGCGTCGTTGCCCTGAAGCAGGTTCACCCCTTCCTCCGCGCTCCCATTGACCCCTCCGGGCTGGTGAACTACACCGGCAAGTTCCTCTACGAAGCCAGGCGCGGAGTAGAACTCCATGGCGATCTTCGAGCACGGGACGTCTTTTACCGGGACGCCACTTCGCGCATTGGCCCCATGGGCGCAAAGAGCAAGATCGACCTCCTGCCCGGCCGGCTCACCCTCACGGGGCTCCACGCCGATGGCTTCGGCGGCACCCTGGACGGCAGGTTCCGGTGGGACCAGCAGGAAGGCTGGAACTTTGATGGAGACCTCACCAATCTCGATCTTGAAACCGGCCTGCAGCAGTTGAATGTCCGCAATACCCCCTGGAGTGGCAAGATCGGTGGCCCAATCACAGCCAGTGGAGGAAAGGCGCCCATTCGCCTCGAAGCCGATCTCGAGATTGCTTCCACGCGCGGCCCCAGCCCGATGAGCGGATTGCTGGCCTTTACCTATCACGAAAACGGCAATCAACTGCTAGCTCGTTCCAGCTTTCTTGCATTGCCACATTCGCGTCTAGTTTTCTCGGGGGAGTTGTCCAAAGGCATTGCCGTTGAGTTCCGCACCACCGATCTGACAGAGCTGACGCCCGTCGCACAGCTTGCCGGCTGGCAGGAGGAACAGCTTCCCGTCGAGTTGCGCAGCGGGGAAGCATCGATCCAAGGCACCCTGCGAGGCACGCTCAAAGCCCCGCGGTTCCAGGGTTCCATTGCAGCTGACGCCTTCACGGCACGCGGCCTGGACTTCAGCGCTTTCAAGAGCCGGGTGGATTACGGCCAGGACTTAGTGGCGCTCGACGATCTACAACTGACCCACGCGGCGACACGGATCAAGGGCAATTTCCGCGCTGTGCTGGATGAAGGAAAGCTGGGACAAGATAGCTTGCTCAGCGGCAACGCCGACGCGCAAATTGGCGACCTCCAAACTCAGCTCAACGAGCTGGGACTCAAGGAATCCTTGTCGGGCACGGCGCAATTGGCGGTGGCTCTGCATGGCACCTTAAGCCAGCCTTCCGCCGATGGCAACATCAAATCCCCTTCGCTGCGCTTCCGCGACTTCCAGTTCGACCAGATTTCAGCAGCCTTCAGCGCTTCCCGCCGCGAGCTGCGTGTTCCCGAATGGGAAGCGAGACTGGGCCGTCAGCCCGCCCGCGGCCTGCTCAATCTGAAGGCAGGCGGCGACGATTGGAAGATCGGCACAGGAAACGCAACCGTGAAGCTGGATTCGCTGATTCTCAATGCGATCCCGCAATATCGGGACAAGAATCTCGACCTCAATGCACAAGTGACCGCCGATACGCAGTTGGACTTTGCCTGGTCTCCAGAAGGAATCTCCGCCTCCAAAATCGATGGCCGCCTCCTACTCGCCAATATTACGCGCTTTGGCCGTCCGGTCGGCCAGTTGGAGTTCACATCCAGAACGGCGGCCGGCAAGGCCTCGCTCACCGCAACCGGAAACATTCGCAAGCAGACAGTGAAGGGCGACGCCACCATCCAGCTCGGCACCAAGCTCGACACGGAACTGCGGCTGCAACTGCCCAAACTCGACTTCCCCACCATCGCGCAACTACTGAGTAAGGAGCAGTTGCCGAGTCCACTCCCCTATGAGGGCGGCGCCGAGGCCAGCTTCTACTTCAAAGGCCCGCTGCTCGATCCCGCCGGATGGGATGGACGGTTGACCATCCCGCAGCTCCAATTGGCGCCCAACAAGGACTACGTCAAAGAAACGCTACCACAAGTGGCAGATGTCGTCCTCAAGAACGACGGCCCGATCGTCGTTGAGTTCCGCCGCGGATTCATTGGAGCACGAGACGTCAAGCTGGTTGCAAAAGACACGAATTTCACAACCTCGATTTTGTATCGCGCCAACAGTGGTGGCCTGAGTGGCCAGGCCAAGGGCAATATCAATCTGGCGATCCTCTCCACCCTGCAACCGGACTTGATCGCCACCGGTGTCGCCGCTCTCGACACCAGCATCCAGGGGACTTCCGCCGATCCGCAGATCAACGGAAAGCTCGACTTCAAGAACGCCTCCTTCTATTTGCGCGATGTCATCACGGGCCTAGACAAGGTCAATGGCACCATCCTTTTCGATAAGAACCGCGCCACCATCGACAACCTGAAGGCGCAGACCGGGGGAGGCGAACTCCAGCTCACCGGCTTCATTGGCTTCGGCCGGACTTTGAGCTATCGCATGCAGGCGCAGGCAACACAGGTACGCCTCCGCTACCCCGAGGGCGTCTCCACGAGTGCCAACGGCACACTCGCGCTCTCCGGCACCACAGCGCAAAGTATTCTCACCGGCAACATCACCATCCTGCGCAGTAACATTGGCCAGATCGACACCGCGCAATTGATTGCCGGCAACAGCGTCATCAGCGATGTCTCCGAGCCGATCCGGAATGAGTTCCTCAAGAATCTCCAGTTCGACGTGAAGATCGACGCCGCGCAGAATGCGGAGTTCTCAACCTCCCTGACCAGAGACATCAAAGGCGAAGTCGCGCTCCGTCTGCGGGGCACCCCGGGCCGCCCCATCCTGCTGGGCCAGTTCACTGTCACCCAAGGAGAGATCGACTTCTTCGGCTCCCGCTACGACATCAGCCGTGGGGAGGTGCAGTTCAACAATCCCCTGCGGATCGAGCCGGTCATCAGTCTTGACCTGGAAACGCGAGTCCGCGGCGTCACCATTTCGATGAACTTCTCTGGCCCGGCCAACAAGCTGAACATGAGCTATCGCAGCGATCCACCGCTCCAGTCAAGCGAGATCCTGGCGCTGCTGACCGTGGGCCGCAATCCCGGAACCTCTGGCTCGCTCACGCAAACGCCCGTGGGGCAAAGTCCTGGCGGCGTCTTCGGCAACGACTCAAGCGTGATCCTGGGCGCAGCAGTCACAGCCGGAATCAACGGGCGGCTGCAACGCTTCTTCGGCATCTCGCGCGTGCGCATCGATCCGCAGCTCACCGGAATCGACAACGTGCCGCAAGCGCGCCTGACCCTGGAGCAGCAGGTGAGCCGCGACGTTACGCTCACCTACATCACCAATCTCAATCGCACCCAGCAACAGATTGTCCGGATCGATTGGGACATCTCAAAAGCGTGGAGCGTGGTCGCCGTGCGGGACGAGAATGGCATTTTTGGTGTCGATCTTTTCTTCCGCAAGAGGTTGAAATGA